A genomic stretch from Anoplopoma fimbria isolate UVic2021 breed Golden Eagle Sablefish chromosome 8, Afim_UVic_2022, whole genome shotgun sequence includes:
- the LOC129094340 gene encoding F-box-like/WD repeat-containing protein TBL1XR1: MSISSDEVNFLVYRYLQESGFSHSAFTFGIESHISQSNINGALVPPAALISIIQKGLQYVEAEVSINEDGTLFDGRPIESLSLIDAVMPDVVQTRQQAYRDKMAQQQAAASAPTSATGGSIAGNAKNGENTANGEENGAHALANNHADLMEVDGDVEIPQNKAMVLRGHESEVFICAWNPVSDLLASGSGDSTARIWNLSENSTSSSTQLVLRHCIREGGQDVPSNKDVTSLDWNSEGTLLATGSYDGFARIWTKDGNLASTLGQHKGPIFALKWNKKGNFILSAGVDKTTIIWDAHTGEAKQQFPFHSAPALDVDWQSNNTFASCSTDMCIHVCKLGQDRPIKTFQGHTNEVNAIKWDPTGNLLASCSDDMTLKIWSMKQDSCVHDLQAHSKEIYTIKWSPTGPGTNNPSANLMLASASFDSTVRLWDVERGICIHTLTKHQEPVYSVAFSPDGRHLASGSFDKCVHIWNTQTGALVHSYRGTGGIFEVCWNAAGDKVGASASDGSVCVLDLRK; this comes from the exons ATGAGCATTAGCAGTGATGAGGTCAACTTCCTGGTCTACAGATACCTACAGGAGTCAG GGTTCTCCCACTCAGCGTTTACGTTTGGTATAGAGAGTCACATCAGCCAGTCCAACATCAATGGTGCTCTGGTTCCCCCTGCTGCCCTCATCAGCATCATCCAGAAGGGCCTGCAGTACGTCGAGGCTGAAGTCAGCATCAATGAG GACGGCACATTATTTGACGGGCGGCCCATTGAGTCTCTGTCCCTGATCGATGCTGTGATGCCGGACGTTGTTCAGACGAGGCAGCAGGCCTACCGGGACAAAATGGCCCAGCAGCAGGCCGCCGCTTCAGCACCGACGTCGGCCACCGGAGGCAGCATCGCCGGCAACGCCAAGAACGGAGAGAATACTGCCAACGGGGAGGAGAACGGAGCCCATGCCTTAGCTA ACAACCATGCAGACTTGATGGAGGTGGACGGAGATGTGGAGATCCCTCAGAACAAGGCCATGGTCTTGAGGGGGCACGAGTCGGAGGTCTTCATCTGTGCCTGGAACCCAGTCAGCGATCTGCTGGCATCGGG gtCTGGCGATTCGACGGCTCGTATCTGGAACCTGAGTGAAAACAGTACAAGCAGCTCCACACAGCTGGTCCTGAGACACTGCATACGAGAGGGAGGGCAGGACGTCCCCAGCAACAAAGACGTCACCTCGCTGGACTGGAAT AGCGAGGGTACGCTGTTAGCAACAGGCTCCTATGACGGCTTTGCCAGAATATGGACGAAGGATG GGAACCTGGCCAGTACACTTGGCCAGCACAAAGGTCCCATCTTTGCCCTAAAGTGGaacaaaaaaggcaattttATACTCAGTGCAGGAGTAGACAAG ACAACAATCATATGGGATGCCCATACAGGAGAAGCCAAACAACAGTTTCCCTTCCATTCAG CTCCAGCACTAGACGTTGATTGGCAGAGCAACAACACATTTGCCTCCTGTAGTACAGACATGTGCATCCACGTCTGTAAACTGGGACAGGACAGACCCATTAAAACATTCCAGGGACACACA aatGAAGTAAATGCAATCAAGTGGGATCCCACAGGGAACCTTCTAGCCTCCTGCTCGGACGACATGACATTGAAG ATTTGGAGTATGAAGCAGGACTCGTGTGTCCATGACCTGCAGGCCCACAGTAAAGAAATCTACACCATCAAATGGAGTCCCACCGGCCCTGGAACCAACAATCCGAGTGCTAACCTCATGCTAGCTAG TGCATCGTTTGACTCTACAGTTCGTCTATGGGACGTGGAGAGAGGCATCTGTATCCATACGCTGACTAAACACCAGGAGCCAGTCTACAGCGTGGCTTTCAGCCCCGATGGTCGGCATCTGGCCAGTGGCTCCTTTGACAAATGCGTGCACATCTGGAATACACAG ACGGGCGCTTTAGTCCACAGTTACAGAGGGACGGGAGGAATCTTTGAGGTTTGCTGGAACGCAGCAGGGGACAAAGTGGGAGCCAGCGCATCAGACGGATCT GTGTGTGTACTAGACCTTCGGAAATAg